The window gatgctggggtccatttagtaccatggagatgtaccaaagctcccagtacaggagggagagtgctgaggttcctgcagaactgattgaccaaacttgaagtcTTCAGAGGccgaagtatagaacttgtaaaacttagcaaatgtgttcgaccctgaccaagtagctgctcagcaaaactgaatagctgagacaccccgggcagctgcccaggaagaactcactttacgggtagagtgggcctgaacagattttggaattggcaatcctgccgtggaataagcatgctggatagtaagcctgatccagcgggaaattgtctgcttagaagcaggacacccaatcttgttgggatgataaagtacaaatagtgcgtccgacttcctgtgacgtgtagttctcttcacatagattttcaaagcccgcacaacatccaaggactttgaggtaattgaggtgtcagtagccactggcaccacaataggttggttgatatgaaaagccgaaacaaccttagggagaaatttctgacgcgttctgagctcagctctatcctcatggaaaatcaagtaggggctcttgtgcgacaatgccccccaattctgacaaacttctggcagaagccaaggccaacaacataacgccttccaagtaagaaactttacatccacctcctgtaaatgttcgaaccaatctgattgcaggaactgcagcaccacattaagatcccacggtgacataggaggcacaaagggaggttggatgtgcagaactcctttcaagaaagtctgaacctcagggatagcagacaattgtttctggaagaaaatagacaatgccgaaatctggaccttgatggtgcCCAAGCGttggccaacatccacacctgcttgcagaaagaggaggaaatgtcccagttgaaacgccaCTGCAGGAaacatcttggattcacaccaagacacatactttttccaaatccgatggtaatgcttagacattacccccttcctagcttggatcagagtaggaataaccttatttggaatgcccttccgagctaagatctggcgttcaacctccatgtcgtcaaacgtagccgcggtaagtcttgataggcaaacggcttctgcagtagaaggtcctcgcgaagaggaagaggcctcggatcctccagcagtaatgccagaagattCGTGTACCAAGCACGCCTTGGCCAGGCCAGAGCAATGATCATCGgcggaactcttgatctttttattagtttgagaatccttgggatgagtggaagtggagggaacacatacaatgaCTGTAAGACACCCGGGGTGTCAAAAGGGCgtttaccgccactgcctgtcggtctcgtgacctggaacagtacctccgaagcttcttgttgaggcgagaggccatcatatctatctgaGATACACCCCATCGGTGTGTTACCTCTGTTAATACCTCCGGGTGGATGACCCATTCTCCTGTatgtagatcatgtctgctgaggaagtccgcttcccagttgtccactcccgtaatgaagatcgccgacagcgccagcacgtgtctttctgaccagaggagggttcttgttacctctgacattgcagccctgctcttcgttccaccctgcctgtttatgtaggacaccgctgtgacattgtccggctaaacctgaatggctcgatattgcagaagatgagcttcatgtagaaggccattgtatatggccctttgttccagatgtttattggaaggacagattcctggcctgaccactttccttggaagttttccccctgggtgactactccccaattTTTgatgcttgcatccatggttagaagaatccaattctgaatcccaaacctgcggccctcgagcaggtgagaagttttcaGCCACCAGAGtactgaaattctggcttttggcgacaggcatatccgctggtgcatgtgaagatgtgatcccgaccacttgtccaggagatccagctggaagaaccgtgcatggaatcttccgtattgtagagccttgtaggaggctaccatcttccccagaaggcgaatgcgctgatgaaccgttacccggggaggtttcaagacatcccggaccattgattggaccaccaacgctttctccaccggtagaaacaacctctgcacttccgtgtcgagtatcatccccaggaagggcagtctccttgtctgttccaaatgtgacgttggaaggttcaggatccacctatgatcccagagtagttgagttgagagcgcaatactctgcaacagcttctccttggaagatgcctctatcagcagttcatccagatatggaattatgttcactccctgtttgcgtaggaggagcattatctctgccatgaccatggtgaacaccctcggtgctgtggagaggccaaatgacaacgtctggaactagtagtgacagtcctgtagtgcaaaccgtagataggcctggtgaggtggccagatcagaatgtgaaggtacgcatccttgatatccagggatacctggAATTCCCCctgttccagacctgagatcaccgctctcagagactccatcttgaattggaaaaccctcaagtaggggttcaacgtcttcaggttcaatataggccttaccgaaccgcccagttttggtactacaaacaggattgagtaataacccttggtttttaggtgaggtggaactggaacaatgacatttgtttgtaccaatttttgaatggcttcctgaaggatagcactttctgtcagcaaagctggtaagcatgatttgaagaatctgtgaggtgggagttcctgaaactccagtctgtacccctggttaACAATATccttcacccaggggtctaggcatgatgacgcccagacgtgactgaaatcttttagtctcgctcccacttgCCTGATGTCCAGGCTGAtaggtccatcgtcatgctgaatatttggaggaagcagaacctggtttctgttccagggaacctgttggtgcaggtttttgggatcttccctgacctcctctaaagaaggtgtgagggggtttgaattttttacattttgcagtccaaaaggactgcagtgtaggataCGATTTCCTAGCTAGGGCTGCTgcagagggaagaaatgtcgacttacccgcagtcgccgtggaaatccacgcatccaatgcgtccccaaatagtgcctgacctgtaaatggcaggttctccacacttttcttggattctgcatccgcagtccattggcgtagccagagtcctctgcgtgccgagacagccatggaagtagcaggccaatgtccttcatggcctccaccatgaagcctgcagaatcctgtatgtgacgtaaaaacaagtcagtgtcactcctatccatagtatctaagtcctctagtaaggtgcctgaccactttactatggctttagaaatccacgcacaagcaatagtgggccttaaagccatgcctgtagcagtgtatagtgatttgagcgtagtctcaatcttgcggtcagccagctcctttaaggcggttgaaccagggacaggtaaaaccacctttgtagacagcctagatacagaagcgtctacaataggggggttttcccacttttctattctcttcagggaaagggaaagcaatgagaatttttagggatctgtaattttttctctgggttttcccaggatttttcaaacaaggagtttaactccttagaagcagggaaggtaagttaggacttcttatttactgtaaaataagatttctctactTGTTCtggaccttctcagaaatatgcaaaacatccctaatggcttcaatcattagctgcacccctttagcaagggatgcatcctccccctgcatatccccctcaccgtcccctgtatcagagtcggtattagtgtcagcttgcattatctgggcaagtgtacttttttggggtatgtaggtgggattttagatgaagtagtgggagctgaatatttCAAACActccacagattgtctcaaaaactgcgtctcttattATGTGACATccatgttgaaatctgggatatcattccccttaaagaatccacccatgggggttcggattcagaaggccgagacagcacattgcagtcctgagtatatggaatagactcctcaggagaagatacacactctgcagcacaggacacagagtccttagacatggtaatgtggatatacacacttacacagacCGGAAAATGtcggacacagtttcccccagagtaccttcagagagtcacagagtataaggagccagccacacagcgcccctgtaggaatttatgataaaagcccggtgctgactgatcttaatagggagggcagcgctccctgtcagcgtcctagttcctatgatctgcagggagaaaatggcgctggtgagtgctggatccgctctgagaggaagccccgccccttgtaatgtcgagcggcttcctgcactaattgtttttactggcctgaggattttagtgctaacagggggattagcccctgttatctgcgtgaccagtgtagggtttatccgtgctggctcaggacgcccctcaaagcgcctacactgtgtgttgctgagccttcctggagcgcagcctgtcagagctgcgctcccacgcttgtgccgccataccctgccgctaaccgggacgccggagcTATACTTgccacttttctttcttctggctttgttagggggtggcggccgtgttgcaggagtgagcagtcgcctcatgggcttgtgatcagcaccctcaggagctcagtgtcctgtcagcggagtagagaaccattaactctttaggaagttggttcctattccgacccccccacccccaagtcccacgaagcagggagactgttgccagcagccttcctgtaacctaactaactgtagaaaataaaaaactaagaaaactcctaggagctcctctagctgtgaccgactcctctgggcacgttttctaaactgagtctggtaggaggggcatagagggaggggccagcccacactattaaactcttaaagtgccagtggctcccaaaggacccgtctataccccatggtattaaatggaccccagcatcctctaggacgtaagagaaagtagattttagcctagcagatgatgatgattacagtgtattatatggtgtattgcatgtaaagtaccttgttccacacctactctgctgtagcaatataccttatataagggtgagtaacacatgtacaggcttaccagcgtatgagcacacacataaaggaatgctaccttaccaatgcttccaggagtaatgttaggagacatttctctgatccatcagctcatatgactgatattattgttcatctagaatctccagttCATACAATatattccccatccattgttttacattggtgctgacataggacttggcgagtgactacatctccatttatacttcatggttagttaccagtacaagagagagatatatctaagtcttattataatattacatttgttattgtgagtgttctcaggagggtggacacaatgatactctgagacacaatattataaagccttcattaaaagttatgttttattatacacacacatttacaattaagtgccccagagagtcgtcttctcctattgtttacaagattaatattgttacagaaaatgtcacattcccataatgtattttatttccagcagatggacacacaagcaggaatatcacagaaggacatctaatgttatcctcgGATTGTGAaacaaaagataatgacagtagaccagattctccaggagataaccccattaccccaattatacatccagctctatcagctgatccctctgatcctgggaaatgttctcctgatcactctgatattggtgcatctgttacagctctgacagtaaatacagtgtttccctgttctatagatgccaaatgttttacacagaacacaaagcctattaacccacagaccggtaaggcaggtgagaggccatttctgtgttctgagtgtgggaaatcttttgCATACAATTCAGttcttattagacatcagagaagtcacacaggtgagaagccatttccatgtcctgagtgtgggaaatgttttgcacgcaaatcagatcttattatacatcacagaagtcacacagatgagaagccatttccatgttctgagtgtgggaaatgtttcacacagaaatcagttcttgttagacatcagagaagtcacacaggtgagaagccatttccatgttttgagtgtgggaaatgttttgcatacaaattagttcttattagacatcagagaagtcacacaggtgagaagccgtattcctgttctgagtgtgggaaatgtttttcatcgaaaccagatcttgtttgtcatcagagaagtcacacaggtgagaagccatattcctgttctgagtgtgggaaatgtttcgcacagaactcagctcttgttacacatcagagaagtcacacaggtgagaagccgtattcctgttctgagtgtgggaaatgttttatacagaaatcacatcttattaaacatgagatAAGTCACACAtgcgagaagccattttcttgctatgagtgtgggaaatgttttatccagaaatcacatcttattaaacatgagagaagtcacataggcgagaagccattttcttgctatgagtgtgggaaatgttttacctggaaatcacaacttgttacacatcagcgaagtcacacaggtgagaggccatttccatgttctgagtgtgggaaatgttttgcacacaaatcagatcttattaaacatgagagaagtcacacaggtgagaagccattttttgctcagaatgtgggaaatgttttacacggaaattagatctttttacacatcagagaagtcagacgggaaaagccatttccatgttctgagtgtgcaaaatgttttacatagaaatcacaacttgttacacttcAGCGAagtcacaggtgagaggccatttccatactctgagaaataaatcagcacaatagacatcactcaggtgaggaaccattttaatcttctggagttttCTCATcaatgccatgcgttgttcttcaaggttcttctatttgctatgctttttgcaatatacatgttaccactgggtgaaataatcagatgtcatgacctcatctaccactgctgtacagatgacctgtcttttgctacaggtactgagaacccagtcccaatcctaaatggttgtctaggtgagctccaggtgtgggtgatgccagttggctgtgactcagtcctggtgaaacaggtccatatggtagaagctcaccaacaaagggcagggtgacagctcagctttgttaccaaccatacaaacgcttgggggttcagagtcacaaaatgctgatcatgtgcggaatcttggtctcctggatggtggagtgacacttagacattagTATCTGCCACaaacagatcctcatctgaggaacatagccagactccagcacttatttccctcagaagatctacctacagtcatacatgtacttgtatcatcatacaaagactactgcaatgtcctctacctgggtctcccagcaaaagaattgcaccccttgtagcttgtacagaatgcagcagccaggctgttacctaaccagcccgttcctgccacataacacccattctctgctcccttcaccggctgcctgtaagatggtgactattacataatcttactgactctcccagccctacatgaccagagtcccaatgtccatggtaccagaagcagcttctgcctcctttctgccctggttacttccacctgcagatgaaggactgttaccagcagtaccaagaatccacaagaagttctgagatgtcagggggacacagggtgggtggcactattgctgtagcgggggctgccagaGGCACTGTCTataggtaatattgtccccaagcagtgctgaggtggaagagggggggcacagggtggcgagcagtagggggagacagggaggttggcagtagtgaggggagacagggcaggtggcagtagtggaggagagagggcgggtggcagtagtgggggagacagggcaggtggcagtagtgggggtaggcggggtgggtggcagtaacggggggaggtggggggagacagggcgggtggcagtagttggggggagacagggcaggtggcagtagtgggggagacggcaggtggcattagtggggggagacagggcgggtggcagtagtgggggagacagggcaggtggcagtagtgggggtgggtggcagtagcgggggtaggcggggtgggtggcagtagcggggggagacggggggggggtggcagtagtggggggagacagggcgggtggcagtagttggggggagacagggcaggtggcattagtggggggagacagggtgggtggcagtagtgggggagacagggcaggtggcagtagtgggggtaggcggggtgggtggcagtagcggggggagacgggggggtggcagtagcggggggagacagggtgggtggcagtagtggggggagacaggtcaggtggcattagtggggggagacagagcaggtggcagtagttggggggagacagggcaggtggcagtggtgggggagacagggcgggtggcattagtggggggagacagggcgggtggcagtagttgggggggagacagggcggtggcagtagtgggggaagacagggcagtggcagtctggggagacagggtgggtggcagtagtgggggggagacagggcaggtggcagtagtgagagggaaacagggtggtggcagtagtgggggaaagaGGTTGGggggacagggtggtggcagtaggggggagacagggtggtggcagtagtagggGAAAGAGGTTGGGGggccagggtggtggcagtagtgggggggggacAGGGCGGATGGTCAcagtacagtaccaggggctgctggaggcagtaaagaggtgtatgggtcccgcacagaaccagttgataattagacttaatgattattatgcttccttatttctaattaatcccttgtatgtgttactgttatttgctgtgtcagcctttatgtgtgttctgtgtaataatcctgaaagtagtgctgctactgatctcatatcatttgtagtaacttggaaaagatgagatatgaggtgcactctggaaggttATAGGGGGTTAAAGAGGAACGCATATGTAATATCACGATGCCCTccggaaaatggtcctggcccgccgGCATTCGCCCCTCAGGTATGTGGCCACAATGTGCGTGTCCGCACGGTCGCtgcacatgtgcattttgccaacaccagcaaactgctgcgggccactattgcggctGTGTCTGAATGATATGTATctgtttacttacctgcaatactaacacgtaacttgaattgtttctgtgctttaaaggatattttatccatgtgcagagtaaagtatattttaagtttaaaaataagaatttactcaccggtaattctatttctcgtagtccgtagtggatgctggtaactcagtaaggaccatggggaatagcgggctccgaaggaggctgggcactctagaaagatcttagactacctggtgtgcactggctcctcccactatgaccctcctccaagcctcagttacgatactgtgcccggacgagcgtacacaatataggaaggattttgaatcccgggtaagactcataccagccacaccaatcacaccgtacaactcgtgatatgaaacccagttaacagtatgaaacaatagagcctctcaacagatggctcaacaataacccgatttagttaacaataactatttacaagtattgcagataaaccgcacttgggatgggcgcccagcatccactacggactatgagaaatagaattaccggtgagtaaattcctattttctctgacgtcctagtggatgctgggaactccgtaaggaccatggggattataccaaagctcccaaacgggcgggagagtgcggatgactctgcaacaccgaatgagagaactccaggtcctcctcagccagggtatcaaatttatagaattctgcaaatgtgtttgcccctgaccaagtagcagctcggcaaagttgtaaagccgagacccctcgggcagccgcccaagatgagcccaccttccttgtggaatgggcattgacagattttggctgtggcaggcctgaattgtactacaaatccaacgagcaatagtctgcttagaagcaggaacacccagcttgttgggcacatataggataaacaacgagtcagattttctgactccagccgttctggaaacataaattttcagggccctgaccacgtctaacaacttggagtcctccaagtcccaagtagccgcaggcaccacaataggctgattcaggtgaaacgctgacaccaccttaggtagaaactggggacgggtcctcaattctgccctatccatatggaaaatcagataagggcttttacaagacaaagccgccaattctgatactaaccactttccacgtgatatatttcagatccacggtttttagtggttcaaaccaatgtgattttaagaaactcaacaccacgttgagatcccaaggtgccacaggaggcacaaacgggggctgaatatgcagcactccctttacaaatgtctgaacttcag is drawn from Pseudophryne corroboree isolate aPseCor3 unplaced genomic scaffold, aPseCor3.hap2 scaffold_2141, whole genome shotgun sequence and contains these coding sequences:
- the LOC135006645 gene encoding gastrula zinc finger protein XlCGF17.1-like — its product is MLSSDCETKDNDSRPDSPGDNPITPIIHPALSADPSDPGKCSPDHSDIGASVTALTVNTVFPCSIDAKCFTQNTKPINPQTGKAGERPFLCSECGKSFAYNSVLIRHQRSHTGEKPFPCPECGKCFARKSDLIIHHRSHTDEKPFPCSECGKCFTQKSVLVRHQRSHTGEKPFPCFECGKCFAYKLVLIRHQRSHTGEKPYSCSECGKCFSSKPDLVCHQRSHTGEKPYSCSECGKCFAQNSALVTHQRSHTGEKPYSCSECGKCFIQKSHLIKHEISHTCEKPFSCYECGKCFIQKSHLIKHERSHIGEKPFSCYECGKCFTWKSQLVTHQRSHTGERPFPCSECGKCFAHKSDLIKHERSHTGEKPFFAQNVGNVLHGN